The following proteins come from a genomic window of Spirochaetota bacterium:
- a CDS encoding aminotransferase class III-fold pyridoxal phosphate-dependent enzyme: MKQEYAISHWPDSNEILEKLRVLANELPVYQINRSKMNEYLEKYETKFASSKQMVEKAKQRIPGGVQHNLAFNYPFPLAITKADGAYLYDVDGNKFIDFLQAGGPTVLGSNYKPVRDKVIEVINECSPVTGLFHEYELLLAELIHSHIPSVELFRSLASGTEGCMAAIRAARCFTDKKFIIKVGGAYHGWSDQMVFAMRIPGLGTLDSHGIPEGCYTYIQEFYPNDIDGLEKLLKENESKGGTAAVIVEPLGPESGTRPVHYDFNAKVRELCNKYGTLLIFDEVVTAFRVGLGGAQGYFGVKPDLTVFGKCVAGGYPAAGGVGGRREIMETFAAGIQGLKKRAMVGGTLSANPLSCAAGYFAIKAIEETQAHIKAGKAGDKLTQGLQEIFKRYDLPFVVFNHGSICHMETGAAMLMELTNPKIFEQVGQRRKVMEELGAALMVEGIITLAGSRIYTSMADTDDVIDDALERFDKVFKYFEPVKEK, translated from the coding sequence ATGAAACAGGAATATGCAATTTCACACTGGCCTGATTCAAATGAAATTCTTGAAAAGCTTCGAGTGCTTGCAAATGAGTTACCGGTGTATCAGATTAACCGCAGCAAGATGAATGAATATCTTGAAAAGTATGAAACAAAATTTGCATCATCAAAGCAAATGGTAGAAAAAGCCAAACAACGAATACCTGGTGGTGTACAGCATAACTTGGCTTTTAATTATCCATTCCCTTTAGCAATAACAAAAGCAGATGGTGCCTATCTCTATGATGTTGATGGCAATAAGTTCATTGATTTCCTTCAGGCTGGGGGACCCACAGTACTTGGTAGCAATTACAAACCTGTACGTGATAAAGTTATAGAAGTTATTAATGAGTGCAGCCCGGTAACCGGTTTGTTCCATGAATATGAACTTCTCCTGGCTGAGCTTATACACTCACACATTCCTTCGGTTGAATTATTCCGATCTCTTGCCAGTGGAACCGAAGGATGTATGGCAGCAATACGGGCTGCACGTTGCTTTACTGATAAAAAGTTTATCATCAAGGTTGGCGGTGCCTATCACGGCTGGAGTGATCAGATGGTATTTGCCATGCGAATACCAGGACTTGGCACTCTGGATTCGCATGGCATACCTGAAGGCTGTTATACCTACATTCAGGAATTTTATCCAAACGATATTGATGGATTGGAAAAATTACTGAAAGAAAACGAATCAAAGGGTGGCACTGCTGCTGTTATAGTAGAACCACTGGGCCCTGAAAGTGGTACTCGTCCGGTACATTATGATTTTAATGCAAAAGTGAGGGAACTGTGCAACAAATATGGCACCCTGCTTATTTTTGATGAAGTAGTCACAGCGTTCAGAGTTGGACTTGGCGGTGCGCAGGGCTATTTTGGTGTTAAGCCTGATTTAACAGTATTTGGCAAATGTGTTGCTGGTGGATATCCTGCTGCTGGTGGAGTTGGCGGCAGAAGAGAAATTATGGAAACGTTTGCTGCAGGCATACAGGGCTTAAAGAAACGCGCGATGGTTGGTGGCACCTTATCTGCCAATCCTTTATCATGCGCGGCTGGATATTTTGCAATAAAAGCAATTGAAGAAACACAGGCTCACATTAAGGCTGGTAAAGCTGGTGATAAGCTTACTCAAGGCTTACAGGAAATTTTTAAACGCTATGATTTACCATTTGTAGTATTTAATCATGGCTCTATTTGTCACATGGAAACAGGTGCTGCTATGCTCATGGAATTAACCAATCCTAAAATATTTGAGCAGGTAGGACAGCGACGCAAAGTAATGGAAGAGTTAGGTGCGGCACTCATGGTTGAAGGCATAATAACACTGGCTGGAAGCCGCATTTACACAAGCATGGCCGACACAGATGACGTGATTGATGATGCGT